Genomic DNA from Pseudomonas helmanticensis:
CGAGGTATTTGAGCAGGGTGCCGCCGTGGACATTGCCAGAGAAGTTGGCCATGTCGGGGGTCATCAGTACCGTCATCGACAGCTGGGCGTTTCCGGGTTCCATAACGTTCTCACGGATCAAGGCTGATTTCTGGAAGCACCTCTGCGGGTGCCTGGTCACTTTTCAAAAGTACCGTTATCGGGACGCCGGGCGACTGGCCGCCGTCACGCCTCGATCGATCTGTTTCCATATATTGCACCGCCTTCCAGCCACAAGTCGCGGTGTTAACCTGCAAAAGCCCCTCCCAAGGGCAATTCCCACACGAAAAGCGGATTTTTACTTCGCTCGCTCAGACTTTTCTGACGTCTGACTGCGAGCCTCGTCATTCAAGGAGCCCACGCCATGCATGCCATCAGTTTTATTCAGGACCTGGCAGTGATCATGTTGGTCGCAGGCGTGGTGACCGTGTTGTTTCACCGTTTCAAGCAGCCAGTAGTGCTCGGCTATATCGTCGCCGGCTTCATCATCGGCCCGCACACACCGCCGTTCGGCTTGATCCACGACGAAGAAACCATCAAGACCCTCGCCGAGCTGGGGGTGATTTTCCTGATGTTCTGCCTGGGCCTTGAGTTCAGCCTGCGCAAGCTGTTCAAAGTCGGCGCCACGGCGTTTATCGCGGCGTTCCTCGAGATCGTCCTGATGATCTGGATCGGCTACGAAATTGGCCGCTGGTTCGACTGGAACACCATGGACTCGCTGTTCCTCGGCGCGATTCTGGCGATCTCCTCGACCACCATCATCGTCAAAGCACTCAATGACCTGAAGATGAAAAATGAGCGCTTTGCGCAGTTGATCTTCGGCGTGCTGATCGTCGAAGACATCCTCGGCATCGGCATCATCGCGCTACTCTCGAGCATCGCCGTCAGCGGCACGGTCAGCTCCGGCGAGGTATTTTCCACGGTCGGCAAGCTGTCGCTGTTCATGATCGTCGCGCTGGTCATCGGCATTCTGCTGGTGCCGCGCTTGTTGGCTTACGTGGCCAAATTCGAAAGTAACGAAATGCTGCTGATCACCGTGCTCGGCCTGTGTTTCGGCTTCTGCCTGCTGGTGGTCAAACTCGAATACAGCATGGTTCTCGGTGCCTTCCTGATCGGCGCGATCATGGCCGAGTCGCGGCAGTTGCTGAAAATCGAGCGGCTGATCGAGCCGGTTCGCGACCTGTTCAGTGCGATCTTCTTCGTGGCCATCGGCCTGATGCTCGACCCGATGATTCTTCTTGAATACGCGTGGCCGATCGCGGTGATCACCGTCGCCGTGGTGCTCGGCAAGATGTTGTCCTGCGGCCTCGGGGCCTTTATCGCCGGCAATGACGGACGCACCTCACTGCGCGTGGGGATGGGGCTGTCACAGATTGGCGAATTTTCCTTCATCATCGCCGCGTTGGGCATGACCCTGCAGGTCACCAGCAACTTTCTTTATCCGGTCGCCGTGGCCGTGTCGGTGATCACCACGCTGCTGACGCCGTACCTGATTCGCGCGGCGGATCCGCTGTCGATCAGGTTGTCAGCGGCCGTGCCCAAGCCTCTCGGTCGCGTGTTCGGCATGTATGGCGAATGGCTGCGCAGCATTCAGCCGCAAGGCGAGGGTGCGATGCTCGCGTCGATCATCCGCAAGATCTTGTTGCAGGTCGGGGTCAACCTGGCGCTGGTGATCGCGATCTTCTTCGCCGGGGCCTATTTCGCTGAACGCATCTCGCTGTGGCTGCAGGACTGGATCAGCGATCCGAGCTGGCAGAAGGCGTTGATCTGGGGCGGGGCGTTGCTGTTGTCGTTGCCGTTCCTGATTGCCGCTTATCGAAAGCTCAAGGCGCTGTCGATGCTCTTGG
This window encodes:
- a CDS encoding cation:proton antiporter, with the translated sequence MHAISFIQDLAVIMLVAGVVTVLFHRFKQPVVLGYIVAGFIIGPHTPPFGLIHDEETIKTLAELGVIFLMFCLGLEFSLRKLFKVGATAFIAAFLEIVLMIWIGYEIGRWFDWNTMDSLFLGAILAISSTTIIVKALNDLKMKNERFAQLIFGVLIVEDILGIGIIALLSSIAVSGTVSSGEVFSTVGKLSLFMIVALVIGILLVPRLLAYVAKFESNEMLLITVLGLCFGFCLLVVKLEYSMVLGAFLIGAIMAESRQLLKIERLIEPVRDLFSAIFFVAIGLMLDPMILLEYAWPIAVITVAVVLGKMLSCGLGAFIAGNDGRTSLRVGMGLSQIGEFSFIIAALGMTLQVTSNFLYPVAVAVSVITTLLTPYLIRAADPLSIRLSAAVPKPLGRVFGMYGEWLRSIQPQGEGAMLASIIRKILLQVGVNLALVIAIFFAGAYFAERISLWLQDWISDPSWQKALIWGGALLLSLPFLIAAYRKLKALSMLLAEMGVKPEMAGRHTQRVRRVISEVIPILSLLVIFLLLAALSASILPTNKLLVLIAVVAAAVAALLWRWFIRVHTRMQVALLETLDNHKESSGH